In Myxococcales bacterium, the genomic window CTCGGATCGCTTCCAGCACCCAACGACACGGGTGCATGAGATGTGGCAGACGGACTTCACGTACTTCCGGATCATCGGCTGGGGTTGGTACTACCTGTCAACCGTACTCGACGACTTCTCGCGCTACATCGTTGCGTGGAAGCTGACGCCAACGATGGGCGCGACCGATGTCACCGAGACCCTCGACCGGGCCCTCGCGATCACCGGTGTGGACCGAGTGCGAATCAAGCATCGTCCGCGACTGCTGAGCGACAACGTACTAAGTACGGAGTCAACCCCTTTGTTTGCATAGTTCTCTCCCGTCCGGCCGAATAGTGTCCGACGCCTGTTCTTCCAAAATGCATTCGCCAAGCGA contains:
- a CDS encoding transposase family protein, which codes for MKNADLITSPAYILMRASDRFQHPTTRVHEMWQTDFTYFRIIGWGWYYLSTVLDDFSRYIVAWKLTPTMGATDVTETLDRALAITGVDRVRIKHRPRLLSDNVLSTESTPLFA